A genomic region of Longimicrobiales bacterium contains the following coding sequences:
- the mutL gene encoding DNA mismatch repair endonuclease MutL — protein sequence MTRRIQILPDAVANQVAAGEAVERPSSVVKELVENALDAGATRVDVAVERGGKRSIRVSDDGFGMGREDALLCFDRHATSKIEVATDLAGVETFGFRGEAIPSIAAVSRLTLETFDGDGEVGTRVQISGGQINDVSDFARRGGTTFEVRNLFYNAPVRARFLKSVSAEVRAISEVVTALALVNPEVAFVLTSDERTLLDLSGAGGVAERITQVWGHEHGATLIGAHGSRDGWEVRGLVQRPDAARPGVRRSHLFVNGRPFRSPALVRAVERGYRTTLPQGARPWLFLYLDLPGVQVDVNVHPAKLEVRFRDENRVADLIERTVRDALDGEASSATFDRPVDTGPLAVREPPTPGRSQDHLDNNAAPVDASTASDVQMALFMSGADVSADSDKVAAPTVAPLPDPGARRPRLWQVLDTYVLVETRDGILIVDQHSAHERILFQRIMDGFEAGGQESQRLLFPMTMKLTAPEVAMVEDLRSLLSRSGFEVEGFGGDTVIVHSVPNPHRYFDAERAFREMIHELTQGSDLVRAARNQHERIAMTFACKSAIKAGQKLSEAEMQELFDQLFSTELPHHDVHGRPTIVRLTGSELERKFGRS from the coding sequence ATGACTCGTCGCATTCAGATCCTTCCGGACGCGGTTGCGAATCAGGTCGCGGCAGGTGAGGCTGTGGAGCGGCCGTCGTCGGTTGTGAAGGAATTGGTCGAGAACGCTCTGGACGCCGGTGCGACCCGGGTCGATGTGGCCGTCGAACGGGGTGGGAAGCGAAGCATTCGTGTGAGCGACGATGGTTTTGGCATGGGCCGCGAAGACGCGCTGCTGTGCTTCGACCGTCACGCGACCAGCAAAATCGAAGTCGCGACTGACTTGGCCGGCGTTGAGACCTTTGGATTCAGAGGAGAGGCGATTCCCTCCATTGCCGCCGTGTCGCGCCTCACCCTTGAGACTTTCGACGGAGATGGTGAGGTGGGCACTCGTGTCCAAATTTCCGGCGGGCAGATCAACGACGTGTCCGACTTCGCACGCCGTGGTGGAACGACATTTGAAGTAAGAAATCTGTTCTACAACGCCCCTGTTCGGGCTCGCTTTCTGAAGTCAGTGAGTGCCGAGGTTCGGGCGATCAGTGAAGTCGTGACCGCGCTCGCCTTAGTGAATCCGGAAGTCGCTTTCGTGTTGACTTCGGATGAGCGGACACTCCTTGATTTGTCTGGTGCTGGCGGGGTAGCGGAGCGCATCACGCAGGTATGGGGGCACGAACACGGGGCGACATTGATCGGAGCTCATGGGAGCCGCGACGGGTGGGAGGTGCGAGGGCTGGTCCAGCGTCCCGACGCTGCCCGCCCTGGAGTCCGTAGAAGCCATCTGTTTGTGAACGGACGCCCGTTTCGTTCGCCGGCACTGGTGCGAGCGGTAGAGCGAGGATATCGAACCACCCTCCCGCAGGGGGCTCGCCCATGGCTCTTTCTCTACTTGGACCTTCCGGGTGTTCAGGTCGATGTCAATGTTCATCCTGCAAAGTTGGAGGTCCGCTTCCGGGATGAGAACAGAGTCGCAGACCTCATTGAACGGACTGTCCGCGATGCGCTGGACGGGGAGGCGAGTTCGGCCACCTTTGATCGACCAGTAGATACGGGACCTCTGGCTGTGCGGGAACCTCCAACACCGGGGCGGTCGCAGGACCATTTGGACAACAACGCGGCACCTGTCGACGCGTCTACTGCGTCGGATGTCCAGATGGCGCTCTTCATGTCTGGGGCCGACGTGAGCGCTGACTCGGACAAGGTTGCAGCTCCGACGGTAGCGCCCCTTCCAGATCCTGGGGCTCGGCGCCCGCGGCTCTGGCAGGTGCTCGACACCTATGTGCTTGTCGAGACCCGCGACGGAATCCTGATCGTCGACCAGCATTCAGCGCATGAGCGAATCCTCTTCCAGCGAATAATGGACGGATTCGAGGCCGGAGGGCAGGAGAGCCAGCGACTCTTGTTCCCGATGACGATGAAACTCACCGCTCCGGAGGTCGCCATGGTAGAGGACCTGCGGAGCCTGCTGAGTCGTTCAGGGTTTGAGGTCGAGGGTTTTGGGGGCGACACCGTGATCGTCCACTCGGTCCCCAATCCTCATCGGTATTTCGACGCCGAGCGCGCTTTTCGCGAAATGATCCATGAGCTGACCCAAGGGTCTGACTTGGTACGGGCTGCGCGCAATCAGCATGAACGCATCGCCATGACGTTCGCATGCAAGAGCGCGATCAAGGCGGGGCAGAAACTCTCCGAAGCTGAGATGCAGGAGTTGTTCGATCAGCTCTTCTCGACGGAACTCCCCCATCACGACGTGCACGGTCGTCCGACGATCGTTCGATTGACCGGTTCGGAACTCGAGCGGAAATTCGGCCGGTCGTGA
- a CDS encoding TatD family hydrolase: MIEYFDSHCHLTDAAFRDDREAVFRRAREAGVTRLVSIASNLEDARAALRLAQDPPDDGPAVWSTAGVHPHAVGEADPGDIAEIRALAGEHAEVVAIGETGLDYFYDTAPRAAQRESFEAHLSLGHDLGLPVVVHAREADDDVAAALQSMPSGTSGVLHCFTGGALAFEEAMSVGWYMSFSGIASFKSFGPVDLLREVPEDRLLIETDSPYLAPVPKRGRRNEPALVAHVAEAIARHLGEEPAEIARRTMENARRFYRVA; encoded by the coding sequence GTGATCGAGTACTTCGATAGTCACTGCCATCTGACAGACGCCGCCTTCCGGGATGACCGAGAGGCGGTGTTTCGTAGGGCCCGCGAGGCCGGCGTCACACGCCTCGTATCCATCGCGTCGAATCTCGAGGACGCACGAGCCGCACTTCGTCTCGCTCAAGATCCGCCGGATGATGGCCCTGCGGTCTGGAGTACCGCGGGGGTGCACCCTCATGCGGTAGGTGAAGCGGATCCCGGCGACATCGCCGAAATCAGGGCTCTGGCCGGAGAACATGCAGAGGTCGTTGCGATTGGAGAAACTGGCCTCGACTACTTCTACGACACCGCACCGCGGGCAGCGCAGCGGGAATCCTTCGAAGCCCACCTCTCGCTCGGCCATGACCTCGGCTTGCCCGTGGTCGTGCACGCACGGGAAGCGGACGACGATGTAGCGGCCGCACTCCAGTCGATGCCGTCCGGGACGTCCGGTGTGCTTCATTGCTTCACCGGCGGAGCGCTGGCGTTCGAGGAGGCGATGTCTGTCGGTTGGTATATGTCGTTCTCGGGTATCGCGTCGTTCAAGTCGTTCGGCCCGGTAGATCTACTTCGAGAGGTGCCTGAAGATCGGCTGTTGATCGAGACCGACTCCCCGTATCTGGCACCTGTGCCGAAACGTGGTCGACGGAACGAACCGGCCTTGGTCGCCCACGTTGCCGAAGCGATAGCCCGTCACTTGGGCGAAGAGCCTGCTGAGATCGCACGTCGGACGATGGAGAACGCCCGCCGATTCTACCGGGTAGCGTAG
- the secF gene encoding protein translocase subunit SecF, producing the protein MKFFQNAAYAFIEKRRAAYVVSAVVLAIGIGAMGRNLYSLGSWQNYGVDFLGGSLVQVQFDQPIMTAELREALGGANGPSITQFGGDDTNEFVIRASIDPNASIEEVGDGIESMVTASLPGRTFEVVRTELVGAKVGSELQTKALMAVLFSFLLTLSYLAIRFELRFGMAAVIATAHDILITLGFLALFRVEIALPTVAAILTILGYSLNDTIVVFDRVRENMRAKGARKRDPVELVNQSINETLPRTIMTSGTTLAVLLALLGLGGPVIRDFTVVLILGVVIGTYSSIFVAAPALIEIQKKFGVASTEKKERPQPATV; encoded by the coding sequence ATGAAATTCTTTCAGAATGCCGCCTACGCCTTCATCGAGAAGCGCCGTGCGGCCTATGTCGTCTCGGCGGTGGTCCTGGCGATTGGTATCGGCGCCATGGGGCGCAACCTCTATTCACTGGGGAGTTGGCAGAACTACGGCGTCGACTTCTTGGGCGGATCGCTGGTACAAGTGCAATTCGATCAGCCGATCATGACTGCGGAGCTTCGTGAAGCCCTCGGTGGTGCGAACGGGCCGTCGATCACTCAGTTCGGCGGAGACGATACCAACGAGTTCGTGATCCGCGCCTCTATCGACCCGAACGCGTCGATAGAGGAGGTCGGGGACGGGATCGAGTCGATGGTGACGGCGAGCCTGCCAGGGCGGACGTTTGAGGTCGTCCGCACTGAGTTGGTGGGTGCGAAGGTTGGTAGTGAGCTACAGACCAAGGCCCTTATGGCCGTCCTGTTCTCCTTCCTGCTGACGCTGTCTTACTTGGCGATCCGTTTCGAGCTTCGCTTTGGAATGGCGGCAGTAATCGCGACTGCGCACGATATTCTCATCACACTTGGATTCTTGGCACTCTTTCGGGTCGAGATCGCACTCCCGACTGTGGCGGCCATCCTGACGATCCTTGGTTATTCGTTGAATGACACGATCGTGGTGTTCGACCGTGTGCGTGAGAACATGCGCGCGAAGGGCGCCCGTAAACGCGACCCGGTCGAGCTCGTGAACCAGTCGATCAATGAGACCCTGCCGCGGACGATAATGACCTCAGGAACGACGTTGGCGGTGCTGCTCGCCCTGCTAGGCCTGGGGGGTCCGGTCATCCGTGACTTCACCGTAGTGCTGATTCTTGGGGTCGTGATTGGTACATACTCTTCGATCTTTGTTGCCGCTCCTGCACTGATCGAAATTCAGAAAAAGTTCGGAGTGGCCAGCACCGAGAAGAAAGAGCGGCCTCAGCCTGCGACGGTGTGA
- the secD gene encoding protein translocase subunit SecD yields MFKTLRGRLITVAFVIAVAGWQLYAHKTETGDWLKLGLDLQGGMHLVLEVDDPDGTMTTDAKSDMIDRVERIIRNRIDEFGVSEPLIQKQGRERLIVELAGVQDEEQAKGIIQSEAFLEFSLVLPSADFENALSRMDRAIVTTLGIDSIRALGRDVVDDNNDLTDLLFSDAVDNVGPDSASAAADSAAAAVADSVESAANALRPFSSLLLIGDIEGTFLVSAVDRPIAEHFLDMSEVQRAFPRDQIVRWGSDLEAFAATNYYRLYVLQEDSFLTGEDLEDATAGRDQQFNQSQVQFQFSRAGGRQFSRFSGANVGNYLAIVLDNEVMSAPVIRDRIGARGQIDMGQGTPLEEARDLALVLRAGALPARVSIIEERTVGPSLGQDSIDQGRIAGMVGIAFVILVMIGYYGIAGMLAVGALGVYLILVLGGLASLNAVLTVPGIAGLILSIGMAVDANVLIFERIREELALGRANRTAVDEGFQHALSAIVDANITTLITALILYTFGTGPVQGFAVTLGIGIVASFFSALFVTRSFFLAYLSTKKPSDPISI; encoded by the coding sequence ATGTTCAAGACTCTCCGGGGTCGCCTCATTACCGTCGCATTCGTGATCGCGGTGGCTGGGTGGCAACTCTACGCGCACAAAACCGAGACCGGCGACTGGCTGAAGCTCGGATTGGACCTTCAGGGTGGAATGCACCTCGTCCTCGAGGTGGATGACCCTGATGGCACCATGACGACCGACGCCAAGTCGGACATGATCGATCGTGTGGAGCGGATCATCCGCAACCGCATCGACGAGTTCGGCGTGTCGGAGCCTCTCATCCAGAAGCAGGGTCGAGAGCGGTTGATCGTCGAACTGGCCGGGGTTCAGGACGAAGAACAGGCCAAGGGCATCATTCAGAGCGAGGCTTTCCTCGAGTTCAGTTTGGTTCTTCCTTCGGCCGACTTCGAGAACGCGCTGTCGCGGATGGATCGTGCAATCGTGACCACGCTCGGCATCGACTCGATCCGCGCGCTTGGTCGTGATGTCGTGGACGATAACAATGACCTCACGGACCTCTTGTTTAGCGACGCGGTGGACAATGTCGGGCCTGACAGTGCCTCAGCCGCGGCGGACAGTGCGGCTGCGGCTGTCGCGGACTCGGTCGAGTCGGCGGCGAATGCGCTGCGACCGTTTTCGTCGCTGCTTTTGATCGGCGACATCGAAGGCACCTTCCTCGTGTCGGCGGTGGACCGCCCGATTGCTGAGCACTTTCTGGACATGTCAGAGGTTCAGCGGGCCTTCCCACGTGATCAGATCGTACGTTGGGGGAGTGACCTCGAGGCCTTCGCGGCCACCAACTACTACCGTCTCTACGTTCTTCAGGAAGACTCTTTTCTGACGGGCGAAGATCTGGAAGACGCAACGGCTGGACGGGATCAACAGTTCAATCAGTCGCAGGTACAGTTTCAGTTCTCGCGTGCAGGTGGCCGACAGTTCTCTCGCTTCAGCGGCGCGAACGTCGGAAACTACCTCGCCATCGTGCTCGACAACGAAGTGATGAGTGCGCCGGTCATTCGTGACCGAATTGGTGCCAGAGGTCAGATCGACATGGGCCAGGGCACGCCACTCGAAGAGGCGCGCGACCTCGCGCTGGTGCTTCGTGCGGGTGCGTTGCCAGCTCGCGTCAGCATCATCGAGGAGCGGACCGTGGGCCCGTCCCTCGGCCAGGACTCGATCGACCAAGGTCGTATCGCCGGCATGGTCGGAATCGCGTTTGTCATCTTGGTCATGATCGGGTACTACGGCATTGCCGGGATGCTCGCAGTCGGTGCTCTGGGTGTATATCTGATTCTGGTACTCGGCGGGCTCGCGAGTTTGAACGCGGTTTTGACCGTCCCTGGCATCGCGGGCCTGATTCTGTCGATTGGAATGGCCGTCGACGCGAACGTGCTGATTTTCGAACGAATACGAGAAGAACTCGCACTTGGACGAGCGAATCGGACGGCGGTAGACGAAGGGTTCCAGCACGCACTTTCGGCGATCGTCGATGCCAACATCACGACGCTGATTACGGCGTTGATTCTCTACACATTCGGAACTGGGCCGGTTCAGGGCTTTGCCGTAACGCTCGGCATTGGGATCGTAGCGTCCTTCTTCTCCGCTCTCTTCGTGACCCGATCCTTCTTCTTGGCATACTTGTCAACGAAGAAGCCGTCGGATCCGATCAGCATCTGA
- a CDS encoding porin, translated as MRRSRLAIALLILTLGVPTLVEAQTEISARGANLRLGGRLHTQYWSSSVDGSDSDFFLRRARLIVDADFTDFVTARVQTDFASSRATLLDAYVRLNFSDGFRLSFGQFKRAFDLFELSSSTDLSLVERTGTVVGYDTCTGVGRLCSYSRMTERLLYSNRDTGIKFDGSFGRFGYLATITNGTLPAVTDVNDAKSYAGRVTYMATDNIQVGANATAKDYLDPDDETAFAYAWGADVQVGTWRDGWLLQGSFVAGDNWESLDAVTTPGEYIANDFVTSQISASYYFPLSNERIVGIEPIGRISATDPAKMIDQDGGLLLTPGMMFYFLGKNKIGFNYDYYDPAIGDAVSTFRLATLLYF; from the coding sequence ATGCGACGCTCTCGGTTGGCGATTGCACTCTTAATTCTCACGCTTGGGGTCCCGACCTTGGTTGAGGCCCAGACGGAGATTTCTGCGCGCGGTGCGAACCTCCGACTAGGTGGTCGTCTCCATACCCAATACTGGTCATCCTCTGTGGACGGTTCGGACTCCGACTTCTTCCTCCGTCGGGCGAGGCTCATTGTCGATGCGGACTTCACCGACTTCGTTACGGCCCGAGTCCAGACGGACTTCGCATCCAGTCGAGCTACGCTGCTCGACGCCTACGTTCGACTGAACTTCAGTGATGGCTTCCGACTGTCGTTCGGTCAGTTCAAACGCGCATTCGACCTCTTTGAGCTTTCCAGCTCGACGGACCTCTCGCTGGTTGAACGCACCGGAACCGTCGTCGGGTACGACACCTGCACCGGGGTAGGGCGCCTATGCTCATACAGCCGGATGACGGAGCGCCTCCTCTACTCGAACCGCGACACGGGCATCAAGTTCGATGGCTCGTTCGGTCGGTTCGGCTACCTCGCCACGATTACCAACGGAACGCTCCCGGCGGTCACGGACGTGAACGATGCCAAGTCCTACGCCGGTCGGGTCACCTATATGGCGACGGACAACATCCAAGTCGGCGCGAACGCAACGGCCAAGGACTACCTCGACCCGGACGACGAGACCGCATTCGCTTACGCGTGGGGCGCCGACGTTCAGGTAGGGACTTGGCGTGACGGCTGGCTACTCCAAGGGTCGTTCGTGGCGGGTGACAACTGGGAGTCCCTCGATGCGGTCACGACCCCCGGCGAATACATCGCGAATGATTTCGTCACCAGTCAAATCTCCGCTTCCTACTACTTCCCGCTCTCCAACGAACGGATCGTCGGCATTGAGCCCATTGGCCGGATCAGCGCCACTGACCCTGCCAAGATGATCGACCAGGACGGCGGGCTGCTGCTCACGCCTGGCATGATGTTCTACTTCCTTGGGAAGAACAAAATCGGGTTCAATTATGACTACTACGACCCGGCCATCGGGGACGCGGTTTCCACCTTCCGCCTCGCGACCTTACTGTACTTTTGA
- a CDS encoding D-aminoacylase encodes MARSHEWTLPTVAVLAIILSALSYSPELSAQNATAPCSAEANRHFDFWEGRWMVRAGNGTLAGHNTISMILGECVLREHYTTPSGHEGQSFNAWDASRAVWHQTWMDNGGALLILEGGYEGDTMIMQGETVGPNGTVTLNRVSWSKIDGDPDQVRQFWEASKDAGRTWRVAFDRRYIRQSSSADWDVLIQGGTVINGTGEPGFSADVAIVGDRVERVSRTSLDPQRASRVIDATGMVVSPGFVDIHTHLDPLMRLPGAESHVRQGVTSALGGPDGSSPWPLSDYMEEAQAIGVGLNVGYMIGHNTVRRAVLGLENRAPSPAELEEMKSMIARGMDDGAYGISTGLKYLPGAFSGVDEVIELSRVASDRGGFYTSHLREEGLGLLESVSEALEIGKMADIPIVLTHHKVVGQPMWGSSASTLAMVDSARAAGTDAMIDQYPYTASYSGITILVPAWAMEGGTDALLARADDPATSDSVLAGIEFNIINDRGGNDLRRVQFGLVPWDRSLEGQTLYDWAVRDGLDPTPATGAHLVIEAVRRGGASGIYHAMSEDDVAAIMAHPQTMIASDGRLVENGDGHPHPRWYGTFPRVLGRYAREQGVLTLEQAVRKMTTMPAERIGLRQRGQLREGWFADVVVFNPETVNDRATFQAPHQYPIGIDWVLVNGEIAVEDGEYHDVRSGRVLMRGRN; translated from the coding sequence ATGGCACGCTCACACGAGTGGACCCTTCCCACCGTTGCCGTTCTCGCGATCATCCTGAGCGCCCTGTCTTACTCGCCCGAGCTCTCCGCCCAAAACGCTACAGCACCGTGCTCGGCCGAGGCGAACCGGCACTTCGATTTCTGGGAGGGGCGGTGGATGGTCAGAGCTGGGAACGGTACACTCGCCGGCCACAACACCATCTCGATGATCCTAGGCGAGTGTGTGCTCCGTGAGCACTACACCACGCCATCGGGCCATGAGGGACAGTCGTTCAACGCCTGGGACGCTTCCCGCGCCGTCTGGCACCAGACCTGGATGGACAACGGAGGTGCCCTTCTCATCCTCGAGGGAGGGTATGAGGGCGACACTATGATCATGCAGGGCGAGACGGTCGGGCCGAACGGCACCGTGACGCTCAACCGGGTCTCGTGGTCCAAAATAGACGGAGATCCAGACCAGGTACGTCAGTTTTGGGAGGCGTCAAAGGATGCCGGCAGGACGTGGCGTGTCGCGTTCGACCGCCGATACATCCGCCAATCTAGTTCCGCTGACTGGGACGTGCTGATCCAGGGCGGCACTGTAATAAACGGGACCGGTGAACCGGGCTTCTCGGCCGACGTCGCCATTGTGGGAGACCGAGTTGAGAGAGTGTCCCGCACCTCGCTCGATCCACAGCGAGCTTCTCGCGTCATTGATGCGACGGGGATGGTAGTCAGTCCGGGCTTCGTGGACATCCACACCCATCTGGACCCATTGATGCGCCTTCCCGGTGCGGAAAGTCATGTGCGACAGGGGGTGACGTCCGCCCTCGGCGGGCCAGACGGAAGTTCCCCGTGGCCCCTGAGCGACTACATGGAAGAGGCGCAGGCGATCGGGGTCGGCCTGAACGTCGGGTATATGATCGGGCACAACACAGTGCGCCGAGCCGTCTTAGGACTCGAGAATCGCGCCCCGTCGCCGGCAGAGCTCGAGGAAATGAAGTCGATGATCGCTCGAGGAATGGATGACGGAGCGTATGGGATCTCGACCGGACTCAAGTATCTGCCCGGTGCCTTCTCAGGGGTTGATGAGGTAATCGAGCTATCACGCGTGGCCTCGGACCGGGGCGGCTTCTACACGTCGCACCTGCGCGAGGAAGGCCTGGGCCTCCTGGAGAGCGTTTCTGAAGCGTTGGAGATTGGGAAGATGGCCGATATCCCGATCGTTCTGACCCACCACAAGGTGGTTGGCCAGCCCATGTGGGGCTCGTCAGCCAGCACGCTCGCGATGGTGGATTCCGCTCGAGCGGCAGGTACGGACGCAATGATCGACCAGTACCCCTACACGGCGAGTTACTCGGGAATCACGATTCTCGTGCCGGCGTGGGCCATGGAAGGTGGCACCGACGCACTGCTCGCCCGTGCAGACGATCCCGCCACCTCGGACAGCGTTCTGGCCGGCATCGAATTCAACATTATCAACGACCGCGGAGGAAATGACCTCAGGCGGGTGCAGTTCGGCCTTGTCCCCTGGGATCGGTCCCTTGAAGGGCAGACCCTCTACGACTGGGCGGTGCGTGACGGCCTCGACCCAACGCCTGCCACCGGGGCCCACTTGGTCATCGAGGCAGTGAGACGGGGCGGGGCAAGCGGCATATACCACGCTATGTCCGAGGACGACGTCGCGGCGATCATGGCCCACCCACAAACGATGATCGCCTCCGATGGTCGGCTCGTCGAGAATGGAGACGGGCATCCGCATCCACGCTGGTATGGCACCTTCCCTCGTGTGCTCGGCCGCTATGCCCGCGAACAGGGCGTACTGACACTCGAGCAGGCCGTGCGCAAGATGACCACGATGCCTGCCGAGCGGATCGGGCTACGACAGCGGGGCCAGCTCCGCGAAGGCTGGTTCGCCGACGTGGTCGTGTTCAATCCGGAAACGGTGAATGACCGCGCAACGTTCCAAGCCCCGCATCAATACCCGATCGGAATCGACTGGGTCTTGGTGAACGGCGAGATCGCGGTGGAAGACGGTGAATATCACGATGTACGAAGTGGCAGGGTGCTTATGCGCGGGCGGAACTGA
- the murB gene encoding UDP-N-acetylmuramate dehydrogenase produces MTTDAAGIGDKLKAALGPLVVRRDVPLAPLTTFRIGGPADFFVSTRTPDELASVVSTARSLGIPWFLLGRGANILVSDRGFRGLVVHNQVQGIDFLDDTSVRAGAGVETFPDLIDQTVARGLGGLHHFVGIPSTVGGALWQNLHFLSPGPARERTVFIEEVLESADILTEEGDRTTVGVDYFEFGYDESILHHRDDIVLSATFRLTEAPIDELRRVMRENLKWRDDRHPDLWLYPCAGSIFQKIEGIGAGRLIDECGLKGHVSGGAGIFHNHANIIVNLGGATAAEVRGLIDLAQTTVKRETGHTLETEIAFVGEF; encoded by the coding sequence ATGACCACTGACGCAGCCGGAATCGGGGACAAACTGAAAGCGGCCCTAGGCCCGCTTGTCGTGCGACGCGATGTGCCACTCGCGCCTCTCACCACGTTCCGTATTGGCGGGCCGGCAGATTTTTTCGTCAGCACTCGGACACCGGATGAACTGGCCTCCGTGGTATCCACTGCAAGAAGTCTTGGAATTCCGTGGTTCCTGCTCGGCCGTGGCGCGAACATTCTGGTTAGCGATCGTGGCTTCCGCGGCCTGGTGGTTCACAACCAAGTCCAGGGCATCGACTTCCTTGACGACACGAGTGTCCGTGCCGGGGCCGGAGTGGAGACCTTCCCCGATCTGATCGATCAGACCGTCGCGCGCGGGTTAGGCGGCCTGCATCACTTCGTCGGCATCCCCAGCACAGTAGGCGGCGCACTGTGGCAGAATCTGCACTTCCTGTCACCGGGGCCTGCCCGCGAGCGGACCGTATTTATCGAGGAGGTCCTCGAGTCCGCCGACATCCTGACTGAAGAGGGAGATCGCACCACGGTTGGGGTCGACTACTTCGAGTTTGGCTACGATGAGAGCATCCTGCACCACCGTGACGACATCGTGCTCAGTGCGACATTCCGGCTGACGGAGGCTCCGATCGATGAACTCCGGCGGGTGATGCGCGAGAATCTCAAATGGCGAGATGACCGGCATCCGGATCTGTGGCTGTATCCTTGCGCCGGATCGATTTTCCAAAAAATCGAAGGCATCGGGGCCGGGCGACTAATCGACGAGTGCGGACTCAAGGGACACGTGTCAGGGGGCGCGGGGATCTTCCACAATCACGCCAACATCATCGTGAATCTCGGAGGTGCCACGGCCGCCGAGGTGCGGGGTCTCATCGACCTCGCCCAAACGACGGTTAAGCGGGAAACAGGGCACACACTCGAAACCGAGATCGCCTTCGTCGGGGAATTTTGA
- a CDS encoding dTDP-4-dehydrorhamnose 3,5-epimerase family protein, with the protein MHAGGAPGSSLSAAASGTGEAHHRRQRRDLRCRSRPAHGGGTYGRWVGQALDVDTGDMLWVPPGFAHGYCILSETADVLYKVTAPYEPELSRGLRWNDPALGIQWPVTDPILSDADQRQPTLDGCDNSFRITDP; encoded by the coding sequence ATCCATGCGGGGGGTGCTCCGGGGTCTTCATTATCAGCTGCCGCCTCAGGCACAGGGGAAGCTCATCACCGTCGTCAGCGGCGCGATCTACGATGTCGCAGTCGACCTGCGCATGGGGGGGGGACCTACGGGCGTTGGGTCGGGCAGGCCCTCGACGTCGATACCGGAGACATGCTCTGGGTCCCACCCGGCTTCGCTCACGGATACTGTATCCTGTCCGAGACAGCCGATGTGCTGTACAAGGTGACGGCGCCCTACGAACCAGAGTTGAGCCGAGGGCTCCGTTGGAACGACCCTGCGCTCGGGATCCAGTGGCCGGTCACGGATCCGATTCTCTCCGATGCCGACCAGCGTCAGCCAACGCTCGACGGTTGCGACAACTCCTTCCGGATCACTGATCCTTGA